From a region of the Methylomonas rapida genome:
- the radA gene encoding DNA repair protein RadA — protein MAKKQKSAFVCTECGADYPGWSGQCSQCGEWNTIKEVRLGGNKPGRDHSGYAGSRSAVQLLSEVNLAQAERISTGLQEFDRVLGGGIVKGSVVLIGGAPGAGKSTILLQAIAHIARQWPVLYVSGEESLQQIAERAHRLQLNSAGIQMLAETSVQQICQVLDEEKPQVVIIDSIQVMYTADSDSAPGSMSQVRESASYLTQYAKRSGVSFFMVGHVTKDQSLAGPMTLSHIVDAQVVLSSTDDSRFRVLRADKNRFGSVGELGFFAMESTGLKEVKNPSAMFLSRAEKPSPGSVVTVLWEGTRPLLVEIQALVTESQYGNPRRLAVGLDQNRLAMLLAVLARHGGIFTGNDEIYANVVGGIKVTETSSDLAIMVGVVSSLRDRIIPYDTVFFGEVGLNGEIRPVANGHARLNEAAKHGFKRAIIPKSNKPKEAIKNLQIHAVSDIQEALAALAEL, from the coding sequence ATGGCCAAAAAACAAAAATCCGCTTTCGTCTGCACCGAGTGCGGCGCCGATTATCCAGGTTGGTCCGGGCAATGCAGCCAGTGCGGCGAATGGAATACCATCAAGGAAGTCAGGCTGGGCGGCAACAAACCCGGCCGCGATCATTCCGGTTACGCCGGCAGCCGCAGCGCGGTGCAGTTGTTGTCCGAGGTCAATCTGGCACAAGCGGAAAGGATTTCCACCGGCCTACAGGAATTCGACCGGGTGCTGGGTGGCGGCATCGTCAAGGGCAGCGTGGTATTGATCGGCGGCGCACCGGGCGCCGGCAAGAGTACGATTTTATTGCAAGCCATCGCCCATATCGCCCGACAATGGCCTGTGCTGTATGTGTCTGGCGAGGAATCGCTGCAACAGATCGCCGAACGCGCCCATCGCCTGCAACTCAACTCCGCCGGCATCCAGATGCTGGCCGAAACCTCGGTACAGCAGATTTGCCAGGTTTTGGACGAGGAAAAGCCGCAAGTGGTCATCATCGATTCGATCCAGGTCATGTACACCGCCGACTCGGATTCGGCGCCCGGCTCGATGTCGCAGGTGCGCGAATCGGCCAGTTACCTGACCCAGTACGCCAAACGCAGCGGCGTATCGTTTTTCATGGTCGGTCACGTCACCAAGGATCAATCGCTGGCGGGCCCTATGACCTTGAGCCACATCGTCGATGCCCAGGTGGTGTTGTCGAGTACCGACGATTCGCGCTTTCGGGTGTTGCGCGCCGACAAGAACCGTTTCGGTAGCGTCGGCGAGCTGGGCTTTTTTGCGATGGAAAGCACCGGCCTGAAAGAAGTGAAAAATCCCTCGGCGATGTTTTTGTCGCGCGCCGAAAAGCCCTCGCCCGGCAGTGTGGTGACGGTGCTGTGGGAAGGCACGCGGCCGCTGCTAGTGGAAATTCAGGCTTTGGTCACCGAGAGCCAATACGGCAACCCGCGCCGGCTGGCGGTGGGTCTGGATCAAAACCGGCTGGCCATGCTGCTGGCGGTATTAGCGCGTCATGGCGGCATTTTCACCGGCAACGACGAGATTTATGCCAACGTGGTCGGCGGCATCAAGGTCACGGAAACCAGCAGCGATTTGGCGATCATGGTCGGCGTGGTTTCCAGCCTGCGCGACCGCATCATTCCGTACGACACGGTTTTTTTTGGCGAAGTGGGTTTGAATGGCGAAATCCGCCCGGTCGCCAACGGCCACGCCCGGCTCAACGAAGCCGCCAAGCACGGTTTCAAACGCGCGATCATTCCCAAGAGCAACAAACCCAAAGAGGCCATCAAGAATTTGCAAATTCATGCGGTCAGCGACATTCAGGAGGCTTTGGCGGCTTTGGCGGAACTCTAA
- the alr gene encoding alanine racemase — protein MTPAAYVHLDLDAVRHNLAQVKRYAPNNKIMAVIKANAYGHGITRVARALDQADGFAVARVDEGVKLRKAGIGQAITVLQGFVCTDELLLMLEHGLDAVIHTPQQIDILQQRGADVAALSVWLKMDTGMNRLGFKGVDFNAAHERLSACAIVKQPINLITHFANADDLLDDKTLHQIDLFNETIQGYPGQRSIANSAGILGWPNVSIATRESAGDWVRPGLMLYGCSPFAGKTGADFGLRPVMSLHSRLIAVKNVAAGETVGYSGTWQCQTDTRLGVISIGYGDGYHRHTQSGAPVLVNGQRVPLIGRVSMDMITVDLNSQPNAQPGDPVTLWGDGLPVEEIARHADTIPYTLLCGITQRVRIVEARH, from the coding sequence ATGACGCCGGCCGCCTACGTGCACCTGGACCTGGACGCCGTCCGGCATAATCTGGCCCAGGTCAAGCGTTATGCGCCCAACAATAAAATCATGGCGGTGATCAAGGCCAACGCCTACGGCCACGGCATCACTCGGGTTGCCCGCGCACTCGATCAGGCCGACGGCTTTGCGGTGGCTCGCGTCGACGAAGGCGTAAAGCTGCGCAAGGCCGGCATCGGCCAAGCCATTACCGTGTTGCAAGGTTTCGTCTGTACCGATGAATTGCTATTGATGCTGGAGCACGGCCTCGATGCAGTCATTCACACGCCACAACAAATCGACATCCTGCAACAACGCGGCGCCGATGTGGCGGCCTTGTCGGTATGGCTGAAAATGGACACGGGCATGAACCGGCTGGGCTTCAAGGGCGTTGATTTCAATGCCGCTCACGAACGCCTGTCGGCTTGCGCCATCGTCAAGCAACCGATCAACCTGATCACGCATTTTGCCAACGCCGACGACTTGCTGGACGACAAAACCCTGCATCAAATCGACTTGTTCAACGAAACCATACAAGGTTATCCGGGACAGCGCAGCATCGCCAACTCGGCCGGCATCCTTGGCTGGCCCAATGTTTCCATTGCTACGCGGGAGAGTGCCGGCGACTGGGTTAGACCGGGCCTGATGTTGTATGGTTGTTCACCGTTCGCCGGCAAGACCGGCGCCGATTTTGGCTTGAGACCAGTGATGAGCCTGCATTCCCGATTGATCGCTGTCAAAAATGTCGCCGCCGGCGAAACCGTGGGCTACAGCGGTACCTGGCAATGCCAGACCGATACCCGGCTGGGGGTGATTTCGATCGGTTACGGCGACGGTTATCACCGCCACACCCAAAGCGGTGCGCCGGTGCTGGTCAACGGCCAACGCGTCCCTTTGATCGGCCGGGTATCGATGGATATGATCACCGTGGATTTAAATAGCCAACCCAACGCCCAGCCCGGCGACCCGGTCACGCTGTGGGGCGACGGCCTGCCGGTGGAAGAAATCGCCCGTCATGCCGATACCATCCCCTACACGCTGCTGTGCGGAATAACCCAGCGCGTCCGGATCGTGGAAGCCCGCCATTAA
- a CDS encoding fused MFS/spermidine synthase produces MAKNNNHHPASLSRLDAAPSKVFLWLTVTLSGGAVMILELLGTRIIAPFYGASLYVWSALISVTMIALALGYYLGGFLADRYPSLRLAHVILLAACATSLIPFLSGPILNLTNPLGMRAGAFASAMLLFFLPLTALAMVGPFVIKLATETLDDVGSTVGSVYAISTVGSVLSTLMLGFFLLPAFGSRTIIFTLGWVLAFWAIALMIKDKSGFARISTIIPLLFIALVAGLLSAKGYATSRLTDSGFKVMHQAESNYGWVRVVDNPQNGTRLLLSDASVLSATALRDGRTLLDYQNIISSLPILLPSHNDALLIGLGGGHIARQLKARGLTTDTIEIDPVVADASLKFFDFKPTGDFIVGDARYEITKLRKRYDLIVHDCFTGGTEPVHLLTREMLSDLRGLLTEKGMLALNYVGFTRGEGTAAVASVHKTLKRVLPHVRVFVTEKTEMTDFIFLAANQPMELDPNSRDPRVQWLIDHEYALDDSEGIVISDDYNPMESMQIRKAEIYRELFIKRVAPELLVL; encoded by the coding sequence ATGGCCAAAAACAACAATCATCATCCCGCAAGTTTGTCTCGTCTCGACGCGGCGCCAAGCAAGGTTTTTCTATGGCTTACTGTCACCCTCAGCGGTGGCGCCGTGATGATTCTGGAACTTTTGGGTACCCGAATCATTGCGCCTTTTTACGGCGCCAGCCTATATGTCTGGTCTGCGCTGATTTCGGTCACAATGATTGCCTTGGCTTTGGGCTATTATCTCGGCGGTTTTCTGGCGGACCGATACCCAAGCCTTCGTTTGGCGCACGTGATCCTATTGGCGGCTTGCGCGACGAGTTTGATTCCCTTCCTTAGCGGGCCCATCTTGAACCTGACCAATCCACTGGGGATGCGGGCTGGCGCATTTGCCAGCGCCATGTTGTTATTTTTCCTGCCGTTGACGGCCTTGGCGATGGTGGGGCCCTTTGTCATCAAACTGGCGACCGAAACACTGGACGATGTCGGCAGTACGGTGGGCTCCGTTTACGCCATCAGCACCGTGGGCAGCGTGCTGTCTACCTTGATGCTCGGTTTCTTTTTGCTGCCGGCGTTTGGCAGCAGAACCATCATTTTCACGCTCGGCTGGGTGCTGGCATTTTGGGCCATTGCCCTGATGATAAAGGACAAATCCGGCTTTGCCCGCATTTCGACGATAATTCCGTTGCTATTCATCGCCCTGGTCGCCGGCTTGCTCAGTGCCAAGGGTTACGCGACTTCCAGACTAACGGACAGCGGTTTCAAGGTCATGCATCAAGCGGAAAGCAATTATGGCTGGGTCAGGGTGGTGGACAATCCGCAAAATGGCACGCGCCTGCTGTTGTCGGATGCCTCGGTGTTAAGCGCCACCGCCTTGCGGGATGGCCGGACCCTGCTGGATTATCAAAACATCATCAGTTCATTGCCGATTTTGCTGCCTAGTCATAATGATGCGCTTTTGATTGGCTTGGGTGGCGGGCATATCGCCCGGCAGTTGAAAGCCAGGGGATTGACCACGGACACGATAGAAATCGACCCCGTGGTGGCTGATGCGTCATTGAAGTTTTTTGATTTCAAGCCTACCGGCGATTTCATCGTGGGTGACGCGCGGTATGAAATAACAAAACTGCGCAAACGATACGACCTGATCGTTCATGACTGTTTCACGGGCGGCACGGAGCCCGTGCATTTGCTGACGAGAGAGATGTTGAGCGATTTGCGCGGCTTGTTGACGGAAAAGGGCATGCTGGCCTTGAACTATGTCGGCTTCACGCGCGGCGAGGGCACGGCCGCGGTGGCGTCTGTGCATAAAACGCTGAAACGGGTTTTGCCCCATGTGCGGGTATTCGTTACCGAAAAGACCGAAATGACGGATTTCATCTTTTTGGCCGCCAACCAACCCATGGAACTGGACCCTAATAGCCGCGACCCGCGCGTGCAATGGTTGATCGACCACGAATACGCCCTCGATGACAGCGAGGGCATCGTCATCAGCGACGACTATAATCCGATGGAAAGCATGCAAATCAGGAAAGCCGAAATCTACCGCGAATTATTCATCAAGCGCGTGGCGCCGGAGTTGTTGGTACTGTGA
- a CDS encoding sulfotransferase, producing the protein MQNAAKISRNAPCPCGSGKKFKACCADRPGSVSAIPLDIEPLHRQARQAVAAGNFTEAERCFRQLAHAKPADAYFKAGLGQALCWLHRRKEGISCLLQAARLLERQAAKSRDPRFLVELSAQLTHWGEVNAAERLARLALTLAPKSPVFLNNLALCLVRMNRHQEALPVSRQVCQLLPDHPGCNILLAILEARFAAPEQALDRLNRVIERNDDREQTARAWLEKAVILDKIGRYDEAFAAMVRAGREHSALSPLGPEQRESLFETLESNSQGFNAALLKRWPVEDVINDGLPAPAFLLGFLRSGTTLTEQVLGAHSRIIATDESSVIHELTRELQRLSGSNEDHAKALSALNLAQIKQLRQFYWRRMREEYGDAVMVRQLVDKNALNTIELGVISVVFPEAKILFALRDPRDVCLSCFMQAFSSSPATVNLTSWQGIARQYAGVMGYWLTLRETMQPRYLEVRYEDTVNDFESTFRQIFAFLGVEWQASVLKFHERARGRYISTPSFAAVNQPLYNTALRRWTHYAKHYVEIEGILEPYIDALGYAEPRVKTGTREDLHSMR; encoded by the coding sequence ATGCAAAATGCCGCGAAAATCAGCCGAAACGCGCCATGCCCTTGCGGCAGCGGAAAAAAATTCAAGGCGTGTTGCGCCGACAGGCCGGGTAGCGTTTCGGCCATTCCCTTAGACATCGAGCCATTGCACCGGCAAGCCCGGCAGGCCGTGGCGGCGGGAAATTTCACCGAAGCGGAACGGTGCTTTCGCCAATTGGCCCATGCCAAACCCGCGGATGCTTATTTCAAGGCGGGGTTAGGTCAGGCGCTATGCTGGCTGCATCGACGCAAGGAGGGCATAAGTTGTTTGCTGCAGGCCGCCAGGCTGCTGGAGCGTCAAGCCGCCAAATCCCGCGATCCGCGTTTTTTGGTCGAACTGTCGGCGCAACTGACGCACTGGGGAGAAGTGAATGCCGCCGAGCGCTTGGCGCGCCTCGCGCTAACGCTTGCGCCCAAATCCCCGGTTTTCTTGAATAACCTGGCCTTGTGTTTGGTGCGGATGAATCGGCATCAGGAAGCGCTGCCGGTTTCTCGCCAGGTTTGCCAGTTGTTACCCGATCATCCGGGATGCAATATCCTGCTGGCGATTCTGGAAGCCCGTTTCGCGGCGCCCGAACAAGCCTTGGATCGATTGAACCGCGTGATAGAACGCAATGACGACCGCGAGCAGACCGCGCGTGCCTGGCTGGAAAAGGCCGTGATCCTGGATAAAATAGGCCGTTATGACGAGGCTTTCGCGGCCATGGTTCGCGCCGGCAGGGAGCATAGCGCGCTTTCGCCTCTCGGCCCGGAACAGCGCGAATCCCTTTTCGAAACGCTGGAAAGCAATAGCCAGGGATTTAACGCCGCGTTGCTGAAGCGTTGGCCTGTCGAGGATGTCATTAACGACGGTTTGCCGGCACCGGCTTTTTTGCTGGGTTTCTTACGCTCGGGGACCACGCTAACGGAGCAGGTACTGGGGGCTCATAGCCGGATAATCGCGACCGATGAAAGTAGCGTGATCCACGAACTGACCCGCGAATTGCAGCGGCTCAGCGGCAGCAACGAGGATCATGCCAAGGCGCTCTCGGCGTTGAACCTGGCGCAGATCAAACAACTTCGGCAATTTTATTGGCGGCGCATGCGGGAGGAATACGGCGACGCTGTCATGGTCAGGCAACTGGTCGATAAAAATGCGTTGAATACCATCGAGCTGGGCGTCATCAGCGTGGTATTCCCGGAAGCCAAAATCTTATTCGCCTTGCGCGACCCTAGAGACGTTTGCCTGAGTTGTTTCATGCAGGCCTTCAGTTCTTCACCGGCAACCGTCAATCTGACCTCATGGCAAGGCATCGCCAGGCAATACGCGGGCGTGATGGGGTATTGGCTGACGCTACGCGAAACCATGCAACCCCGGTATCTGGAAGTGCGTTACGAGGATACGGTGAACGACTTCGAAAGCACCTTTAGGCAAATATTCGCTTTTTTGGGCGTGGAATGGCAGGCCTCGGTGCTGAAGTTTCACGAACGCGCGCGAGGGCGTTACATTTCCACGCCGAGTTTTGCCGCCGTTAATCAGCCGCTTTACAACACGGCGTTGCGACGCTGGACGCATTATGCAAAGCATTACGTCGAGATCGAGGGGATACTCGAGCCTTATATCGATGCACTGGGTTACGCCGAGCCCCGGGTCAAAACGGGAACTCGAGAAGATTTGCACTCAATGCGATAG
- a CDS encoding VPLPA-CTERM sorting domain-containing protein produces MTKKRLNKAIIGILGVAAISVSTQASAFTAVSLGVFTGDTISRDDATPYKSWSDIQAKSNMGWVHTADWFKLQVGTQADIAAGNTFNVGFSLTSRGTNQPLNTGGFSIWTSGTSAIAEGGGFHEYNQVRGRNDGGVTTNNDIGNIVDGHDGWVGYAQNGLSFKNGDLDDVAHGGAWNTNSPFLSGGAASASASAATLNLFGLKAGYYLIGLGGVCPDNDSSCMGQSPASRQYTFSVATAAPVPVPGAVWLFGSALAGVAGINRRKRAA; encoded by the coding sequence ATGACAAAGAAACGACTAAATAAAGCCATTATCGGGATCTTGGGCGTGGCCGCAATCTCCGTATCCACCCAGGCCAGCGCCTTTACCGCCGTATCGTTGGGCGTTTTCACCGGCGACACGATCTCGCGCGATGATGCGACGCCTTACAAATCCTGGTCGGATATTCAAGCCAAAAGCAATATGGGCTGGGTGCATACAGCCGACTGGTTCAAATTACAGGTTGGTACGCAGGCGGACATAGCCGCTGGAAACACGTTCAATGTCGGATTCAGTTTGACTTCTAGAGGGACTAACCAGCCTCTAAATACCGGGGGGTTTAGCATTTGGACCAGCGGTACCAGCGCCATCGCAGAAGGCGGTGGCTTCCATGAATACAATCAGGTGCGCGGTCGCAATGACGGTGGCGTGACCACGAATAATGACATCGGTAATATCGTCGATGGACACGATGGCTGGGTCGGTTATGCGCAAAACGGCCTTTCCTTTAAGAATGGTGATCTCGATGATGTCGCCCATGGCGGCGCCTGGAACACCAATTCGCCTTTTTTGAGCGGTGGCGCCGCAAGTGCGTCGGCGAGCGCGGCAACCTTGAATCTGTTTGGCTTGAAGGCGGGTTACTATCTGATTGGCTTGGGCGGCGTATGCCCGGATAACGATTCGAGCTGCATGGGCCAATCACCGGCTTCGCGCCAATATACGTTCTCGGTTGCCACTGCCGCGCCGGTTCCCGTTCCTGGCGCCGTCTGGTTGTTCGGCAGCGCGTTGGCTGGCGTGGCGGGCATCAACCGGCGTAAACGTGCGGCTTGA
- a CDS encoding HD domain-containing phosphohydrolase — translation MDHQDIDLHSAVTALSCSLDLVGVDEVRHGKRVAMMAYQIADQLHWPEAERYSILHAGMLHDCGVAQIREHRNLTETLEWSEAEAHAKRGAEYLAARPPLAHLAAEIRYHHTRWEQLQPLPLHARTKIRANLLFLADRIDVLQVPFLNSEHILTAAPDIVERISSLSGSLFAPELIEAFAQIAQSQAFWLAMDPDYLDEDLRGLGKHIAPVSLNFLAQRELARLFSRVVDAKSPYTEQHSERVSLVARQLAKDFDITGQDLEQVEIAGLLHDIGKLRVSEDIIDKPGKLTADERACMQRHSYDTYRILQRVFADTRIPVWAGFHHENLRGEGYPFKTQGSEQDLECRIISVADVFQALAQTRPYRNSMSLNDILADLDRRVANNELDGTVVDKLKINAEAYYRLAKD, via the coding sequence ATGGACCATCAAGACATAGACCTGCATAGCGCAGTCACCGCACTGAGCTGCTCGCTGGATTTGGTCGGTGTCGACGAGGTCAGGCACGGCAAGCGCGTGGCCATGATGGCGTATCAGATTGCCGATCAACTGCATTGGCCTGAAGCGGAACGCTACAGCATTCTGCATGCCGGCATGCTGCATGACTGCGGCGTCGCCCAGATTCGCGAGCACCGCAACCTCACCGAGACGCTGGAATGGAGCGAGGCGGAAGCCCACGCCAAACGCGGCGCCGAATATCTCGCTGCCCGCCCGCCCTTGGCGCACTTGGCCGCGGAAATCCGCTATCACCATACTCGCTGGGAACAGTTGCAGCCATTACCTTTGCATGCGCGCACCAAAATACGCGCGAATCTGCTGTTTCTGGCCGATCGCATCGATGTGCTGCAAGTGCCGTTTTTGAACAGCGAACATATATTGACCGCGGCTCCCGACATCGTGGAACGCATAAGCAGCCTATCCGGCAGCCTGTTCGCGCCGGAATTGATCGAAGCCTTCGCGCAGATAGCGCAAAGCCAGGCCTTCTGGCTGGCCATGGACCCAGATTATCTGGATGAGGATTTACGCGGACTGGGTAAACATATCGCCCCAGTTTCCCTGAATTTCTTGGCTCAACGCGAACTGGCCCGATTATTTTCCCGGGTAGTGGACGCCAAAAGCCCCTATACCGAACAACACTCCGAACGCGTATCATTGGTGGCTCGGCAACTGGCGAAAGACTTCGACATCACGGGCCAGGATCTGGAGCAGGTCGAAATCGCCGGTTTATTGCACGACATCGGTAAATTACGCGTATCCGAAGACATCATAGATAAACCCGGCAAATTAACCGCCGACGAGCGCGCCTGCATGCAACGCCATAGTTACGACACCTATCGTATCCTGCAACGAGTATTCGCCGACACCCGCATTCCGGTCTGGGCCGGCTTTCATCATGAAAACCTGCGCGGTGAAGGCTATCCGTTCAAAACCCAAGGCTCGGAACAGGATTTGGAATGCCGCATCATCAGCGTGGCCGATGTATTCCAGGCCTTGGCGCAAACCCGCCCTTACCGAAACAGCATGTCTCTCAACGATATCCTGGCGGACCTGGATAGGCGGGTGGCCAACAACGAACTCGACGGCACGGTGGTTGACAAGTTGAAAATCAATGCAGAGGCGTATTATCGTTTGGCAAAAGACTGA
- the dnaB gene encoding replicative DNA helicase has product MSEDYYFPPDHAVESLKVPPHSIQAEQSVLGGLMLDNQTWDSVADKVIDHDFYRRDHQLIFRAIAQLAEKQEPFDVVTLSEVLESRGELKDVGGLAYLGMLAAETPSAANIVSYANIVRDRSVLRQLIHIGTEISDSAFSTEGRETADLLENAERKVFEIAEQRQRGQGGFASIKSLLAKAVDKIETLYEMDGEVTGVSTGFTDLDEKTSGLQPADLIIVAGRPSMGKTTIAMNMAENVALKSGLPVAVFSMEMPGEALAMRMMSSLGRIDQHKVRTGKLDDDDWPRLTSAINLLAETKLFIDDTPALTPTEVRSRARRLMREHGQLGLIVLDYLQLMQSPASGDNRVQQISDISRGLKALAKELNVPVIALSQLNRNLEQRPNKRPVMSDLRESGAIEQDADLIIFVYRDEVYNEDSPDKGIAEVIIGKQRNGPLGTVRLTFLGQYTRFENFAGVYTGSEDYE; this is encoded by the coding sequence ATGTCAGAAGACTATTATTTTCCCCCAGACCACGCCGTCGAATCACTAAAAGTCCCGCCCCATTCCATTCAAGCCGAACAATCGGTGTTGGGCGGCTTGATGCTGGACAACCAGACCTGGGATTCGGTCGCCGACAAAGTCATTGATCACGATTTCTACCGGCGTGACCATCAGCTGATTTTCCGCGCCATTGCACAGCTCGCGGAAAAACAGGAACCCTTCGACGTGGTCACCCTGTCCGAAGTTCTGGAAAGCCGCGGCGAATTGAAGGATGTCGGCGGCCTGGCTTATCTAGGCATGCTGGCCGCGGAAACGCCCAGCGCGGCCAATATCGTGTCCTATGCCAACATCGTGCGCGACCGCTCGGTATTGCGACAATTGATACACATCGGCACAGAAATATCCGATTCGGCTTTCAGCACCGAAGGCCGGGAAACCGCGGATTTGCTGGAAAACGCCGAACGCAAGGTATTTGAAATCGCCGAACAGCGCCAACGCGGCCAGGGCGGCTTCGCCTCGATCAAATCGCTACTGGCCAAGGCCGTCGATAAAATCGAAACCCTGTACGAAATGGACGGCGAAGTCACCGGCGTCAGCACCGGCTTTACCGATCTGGACGAAAAAACCTCCGGTCTGCAGCCAGCGGATTTGATCATCGTCGCAGGTAGGCCGTCGATGGGTAAAACCACCATCGCGATGAACATGGCCGAGAACGTGGCCTTGAAAAGCGGCCTGCCGGTGGCGGTATTCAGTATGGAGATGCCGGGCGAGGCCCTGGCGATGCGGATGATGTCGTCTTTGGGACGCATCGATCAGCACAAGGTTAGGACCGGCAAGCTGGACGACGACGATTGGCCACGCCTGACCTCGGCGATCAATCTGCTGGCCGAAACCAAGCTGTTCATCGACGACACCCCTGCCCTCACCCCGACCGAGGTTCGCTCCCGCGCCCGCCGCCTGATGCGCGAACACGGCCAGTTGGGTTTGATCGTGCTGGACTATTTGCAGTTGATGCAATCGCCCGCCAGCGGTGACAACCGCGTGCAACAGATTTCCGACATTTCTCGCGGCTTGAAAGCCTTGGCCAAGGAATTGAACGTACCGGTCATCGCCCTGTCCCAGCTCAACCGTAACCTGGAACAACGCCCGAACAAGCGCCCTGTGATGTCGGACCTACGCGAATCCGGCGCGATCGAACAGGACGCCGACTTGATCATCTTCGTCTATCGGGATGAAGTGTATAACGAGGACAGCCCGGACAAAGGCATCGCCGAAGTCATCATCGGCAAGCAGCGTAACGGCCCCTTGGGCACGGTGCGCCTGACTTTCCTCGGCCAATACACCCGCTTCGAGAATTTCGCCGGCGTCTACACCGGCAGCGAGGATTACGAATGA